Proteins found in one Pontibacter sp. SGAir0037 genomic segment:
- the gldN gene encoding gliding motility protein GldN: MKLIKAIGGVAAGVLLSLGAFAQQVPNTQSSSPSARPIPEHDILFKKTVWRKIDLREKQNTPMFSENREITRILIDAVKSGELVAYKTDSVNVPLTKEEFLGNMTPKEQGATLTEEEIAAGFGEQQESEDDAWGAALGSSATETSAPASNEYFAKQLYLLELKENVVFDKKRSRMYHDIQTISIKVPATLNPLGFEQTVGTFRMNDLVKVFRNNPDVAIWFNAQNDAQHKNLADAFDLWLFSSYITKISNPNDRGLADIYGGGRKGLLAAQDAAEALIEYEYSLWSY, from the coding sequence ATGAAACTGATAAAAGCAATAGGTGGTGTAGCGGCAGGTGTACTGCTCTCTTTAGGAGCTTTTGCACAGCAAGTGCCTAATACGCAATCAAGCAGCCCGTCGGCAAGGCCGATTCCGGAGCACGATATCTTGTTTAAGAAAACAGTTTGGCGTAAAATCGATTTGCGTGAAAAGCAAAACACGCCTATGTTCTCTGAAAACAGAGAGATTACCAGAATCTTAATTGATGCTGTGAAAAGTGGAGAACTTGTTGCTTATAAGACTGATTCTGTAAATGTACCACTCACGAAAGAGGAGTTTCTTGGAAATATGACTCCAAAAGAACAAGGGGCGACATTAACAGAAGAAGAAATTGCAGCAGGTTTTGGTGAGCAGCAGGAAAGTGAAGATGATGCATGGGGCGCAGCTTTAGGCTCATCAGCCACCGAGACTTCTGCTCCGGCAAGCAACGAATATTTTGCAAAGCAACTATACCTGCTTGAGCTGAAAGAGAATGTCGTGTTTGATAAGAAGCGTTCACGCATGTATCATGACATTCAGACAATCAGCATCAAAGTGCCTGCTACTCTAAACCCATTAGGGTTTGAGCAGACGGTAGGTACTTTCAGGATGAATGACTTGGTAAAAGTGTTCAGGAACAATCCTGATGTGGCTATCTGGTTTAATGCTCAGAATGATGCACAGCATAAAAACCTTGCCGACGCTTTCGACCTGTGGTTATTCAGCTCATACATCACAAAAATTTCTAACCCGAACGATAGAGGTCTTGCTGACATCTACGGTGGTGGACGAAAAGGATTGTTAGCTGCTCAGGACGCTGCTGAAGCTCTTATAGAGTATGAATATAGCCTTTGGAGCTACTAA
- a CDS encoding SUMF1/EgtB/PvdO family nonheme iron enzyme has protein sequence MNKLHKLSFFGLAVVILAGCGMGRGPQGDLVGAEDRPEFNAQEVPYGMVACPGGTFHMGQADQDIAATMANMNKQVTISGFYMDETEITNNEYRQFMNVMMEDSLDVLGEEYIMSQLYPDTTVWVRDFSYHMGDPLMEYYYTHPAFDEYPVVGVDWFAARQFSTWRTKHKNQANAERGRAPIPGFRLPSEAEWEYAARGGRDMATFPWGGPYLRNAKGCLLANFKPGRGDYYSDGFTYTAPVAQFFPNDFGLYDMSGNVAEWCEDAYADAAVPLVWDLNPVYNDDNEPRKIVRGGSWKDIAYFLETGTRNFEYQDSARSYIGFRNVVTYLGRSSGREFRR, from the coding sequence ATGAACAAATTACATAAACTGTCTTTCTTCGGTTTGGCGGTGGTGATACTAGCAGGCTGTGGTATGGGAAGAGGTCCGCAAGGTGATCTTGTCGGAGCAGAAGATAGGCCAGAATTTAATGCTCAGGAAGTCCCTTACGGTATGGTGGCTTGCCCTGGTGGAACTTTCCACATGGGACAGGCAGATCAGGACATTGCGGCCACTATGGCTAATATGAATAAGCAGGTAACTATAAGTGGTTTCTATATGGATGAAACAGAAATCACGAACAATGAATACCGCCAGTTTATGAATGTGATGATGGAAGACTCTCTGGATGTGTTGGGAGAGGAGTACATTATGTCGCAGTTATATCCTGATACAACGGTATGGGTGAGAGACTTCTCTTATCACATGGGTGACCCGCTGATGGAATATTACTATACACACCCTGCTTTTGATGAATATCCGGTAGTAGGTGTAGATTGGTTTGCGGCAAGACAATTCAGTACCTGGCGCACCAAGCACAAAAACCAGGCAAATGCCGAAAGAGGAAGAGCCCCAATCCCGGGCTTCAGGTTGCCATCTGAGGCAGAATGGGAGTATGCCGCAAGAGGGGGACGCGATATGGCTACATTCCCTTGGGGCGGACCTTACCTGCGCAATGCAAAAGGCTGTTTGCTGGCAAACTTCAAACCCGGCAGAGGCGACTACTACAGCGATGGCTTTACTTATACGGCCCCTGTAGCGCAATTCTTCCCGAACGACTTTGGCCTCTACGATATGTCTGGTAACGTGGCAGAATGGTGCGAAGATGCCTATGCTGATGCTGCTGTTCCATTGGTTTGGGACCTTAACCCGGTTTATAACGACGACAACGAGCCCCGCAAAATTGTGAGAGGCGGATCATGGAAAGATATAGCTTACTTCCTGGAGACCGGTACCAGAAACTTCGAGTACCAGGATTCTGCCAGATCCTACATTGGCTTCCGAAACGTGGTGACTTATTTGGGAAGATCATCCGGAAGAGAATTCAGAAGATAA
- the gldM gene encoding gliding motility protein GldM has protein sequence MAGGKETPRQKMIGMMYLVLTALLALNVSSAILLKFEFLDNSLKELNDKTISDNAGVVSNIRKSVSEGPGTENDKRVLSNAESVRKQTEELITYIRGVRQELIGRAGDVNAEGHYVNPEANEIVNMTMIGGSNNGAAYELKDRLNNYAKFLRQYNENIPQSIALDGNEDPIAKNDPVQRRKDFAHLGFEETPLVAALAFLSQKESEVLKYEADALQSLAAKVGADIIKFEKIFAMARAESKVVAAGTKYRAEMFIAASSDAITPTMTFQGKPVKVEGGKGIIEFTAAANNYDAEGNSKQTWKGQVTINQGGNTQTLPVEETYIVAKPVIQIQSAAIQQLYFQCANELNVQVPALGAVYDPSFSASGGSAIKGAKKGLVTIIPNATEVTLNVSSGGNAIGSEKFRVRPIPKPSLAVVVNGKPIDQKRGIPAQSIRAVEMRAIADEGFSQALPQEARFRVTKWRAFLVRGSNPIDQAEFNGPNADLSRFASKAGKGDRVTIEVLEVKRLNYQGNAVAANAGGDGIFTVPLN, from the coding sequence ATGGCTGGAGGAAAAGAGACCCCACGGCAGAAGATGATCGGTATGATGTACTTAGTACTTACCGCTCTTTTAGCTCTGAACGTGAGTTCGGCTATTCTGTTAAAGTTTGAGTTCCTGGATAACAGTTTAAAGGAACTGAATGATAAAACGATATCAGATAATGCCGGCGTAGTATCAAATATCAGAAAGTCTGTGAGTGAAGGCCCCGGAACAGAAAACGACAAACGGGTACTTTCAAATGCAGAATCTGTTAGAAAACAAACAGAAGAACTTATTACCTACATAAGAGGCGTAAGACAGGAACTGATCGGAAGAGCTGGAGATGTGAATGCCGAAGGGCACTACGTGAACCCTGAAGCAAATGAGATTGTAAACATGACCATGATAGGTGGTTCTAACAACGGCGCTGCTTATGAACTGAAGGACAGGCTGAACAACTATGCTAAGTTTTTGCGTCAGTACAACGAAAACATCCCTCAGAGCATTGCATTAGATGGTAACGAAGATCCTATTGCAAAGAATGATCCGGTGCAGAGAAGAAAGGATTTTGCGCACCTGGGCTTTGAAGAAACGCCACTTGTAGCTGCTTTGGCTTTCCTTTCCCAGAAAGAATCTGAAGTGCTGAAGTATGAAGCGGATGCTTTGCAAAGTTTAGCTGCTAAAGTAGGTGCGGATATTATCAAATTTGAGAAAATTTTTGCCATGGCTCGTGCAGAGTCTAAAGTAGTTGCAGCTGGTACCAAATATAGAGCAGAAATGTTTATTGCTGCTTCTTCAGATGCCATTACACCAACGATGACGTTCCAGGGTAAACCTGTGAAAGTAGAAGGCGGAAAGGGTATTATTGAATTTACGGCTGCTGCTAATAATTATGATGCAGAAGGAAACTCTAAGCAGACATGGAAAGGGCAGGTAACTATTAACCAGGGAGGAAACACACAAACCCTTCCGGTTGAAGAAACTTACATAGTGGCAAAGCCAGTTATCCAGATTCAATCTGCTGCTATTCAGCAGTTGTACTTCCAGTGTGCCAATGAGCTGAACGTACAAGTACCTGCTTTAGGTGCGGTATATGATCCTAGCTTCTCGGCTTCAGGCGGTTCGGCTATAAAAGGTGCTAAAAAGGGGTTAGTAACAATTATTCCTAACGCAACTGAAGTTACTCTTAATGTGAGTAGCGGTGGAAACGCAATTGGTTCTGAAAAATTCAGAGTCCGTCCGATTCCGAAACCTTCTCTTGCCGTAGTAGTAAACGGTAAGCCAATCGATCAGAAAAGAGGTATTCCAGCCCAGTCTATCAGAGCCGTAGAAATGCGTGCCATTGCTGACGAAGGATTTAGCCAGGCTTTACCACAGGAAGCTCGTTTCAGAGTAACCAAATGGAGAGCTTTCCTGGTAAGAGGATCTAACCCTATCGATCAGGCTGAATTTAATGGGCCAAATGCTGACCTGAGCAGATTTGCATCTAAGGCGGGTAAAGGTGATCGGGTTACCATTGAGGTACTTGAAGTAAAGCGCCTGAACTACCAGGGCAATGCTGTGGCAGCAAATGCCGGCGGAGATGGAATTTTTACTGTTCCGCTTAATTAA
- a CDS encoding DUF4271 domain-containing protein — protein sequence MLQKFKAGLLFVVIFFCLLQPLRAQVLPLEQKNTISTDWMVQNPASGQLVPYIAGEHANYNAVHQWLFINPRQPFLIDFAAKQNLCLYLNNKLIFLADSTANYTLDLSAYSKGVDAVQGKYLLTAWHPAQQPLVSTYKNHLPEQSTEQRRSRFNFTRLSNYPNHTAFVVFVLLIGLLYGSLRTNFTADFQNIYNPGIFFKANKLEEGTLAKPITSWSSILFVIAFSLSMALLIVAIHTNVQQVQFISRLFPVSEADIITRILFYTAVVFVFILLKYLFLKVMGFIFELEQVVHVQYNEFIRTILFLGIFLPFIMLLYLGLNTSQPQTILLVSSLAVSLLLIITTLRVFITVNKKATVLNLHLFSYLCATEVIPLAVVLKLIVF from the coding sequence ATGCTTCAAAAGTTTAAGGCGGGTTTATTATTTGTAGTTATTTTTTTCTGCCTGTTGCAGCCCCTCAGGGCACAGGTATTACCGCTGGAGCAAAAGAACACAATCAGTACCGACTGGATGGTGCAAAACCCGGCCTCGGGGCAACTTGTGCCTTACATAGCAGGAGAGCATGCGAACTATAATGCGGTGCATCAGTGGCTGTTCATCAACCCCCGGCAACCATTCCTGATCGACTTTGCTGCCAAGCAGAACCTATGCCTGTACCTGAACAATAAGCTGATTTTTTTGGCAGATTCAACAGCAAATTATACATTGGATTTGTCTGCTTACAGTAAAGGAGTTGATGCGGTTCAGGGAAAATATCTGCTTACGGCCTGGCATCCGGCACAGCAACCGCTTGTGAGCACATACAAAAATCATTTGCCGGAACAGAGCACGGAGCAGAGGAGGAGCAGGTTTAATTTTACAAGGTTAAGCAACTATCCCAACCATACGGCCTTTGTAGTGTTTGTGCTTTTAATCGGCTTGCTGTATGGGAGCTTGAGAACTAATTTTACGGCAGACTTTCAAAACATCTACAACCCGGGTATTTTTTTTAAAGCAAATAAACTGGAGGAAGGAACGCTTGCAAAGCCTATCACCTCATGGTCCAGTATTTTATTTGTAATTGCTTTCTCGCTTTCTATGGCACTTCTTATTGTTGCCATACACACCAATGTACAGCAGGTGCAGTTTATAAGCAGGTTGTTTCCTGTTTCAGAGGCAGATATTATTACCCGAATCCTGTTTTATACAGCGGTAGTTTTTGTGTTTATCCTGCTCAAATACCTTTTCTTAAAAGTAATGGGTTTTATTTTCGAGCTGGAGCAGGTCGTGCATGTGCAGTACAATGAATTTATAAGAACGATACTTTTCCTGGGTATTTTTCTTCCCTTTATTATGCTCCTGTACCTGGGGCTAAACACATCACAGCCTCAAACCATTTTGTTAGTATCGAGCCTGGCTGTTTCCTTACTTTTGATAATCACCACTCTCAGGGTTTTTATAACTGTAAATAAGAAAGCCACAGTACTAAATTTGCATTTATTTTCATACCTTTGCGCCACAGAAGTAATTCCGTTGGCTGTAGTGCTAAAGTTAATTGTTTTCTAA
- the gldL gene encoding gliding motility protein GldL, with protein MSKARGNFLFDVLMPKIYGLGAAVVIVGALFKIQHWDGADLMLIVGLSTEAIIFALSAFQPQSHEPDWARVYPQLADDYTGEALMPATATAVGGGSGLTRKLDDMLRDANVTPETMNSLGMGLNRLSETTAQMADLSQAAAATDDYTIKVRNAAGQLGEINKAYAATADALSQMAGSAVDAKEYHNQVQNMTRNLGALNAVYEMELQDTNNHLKTMNKFYGSLSVAMENLTDAGKDTEQFKQEVAQLTKNLHSLNTVYGNMLTAMKS; from the coding sequence ATGAGCAAAGCTAGAGGCAACTTTTTATTCGATGTATTAATGCCTAAAATATATGGCCTTGGTGCTGCGGTTGTTATTGTGGGAGCGTTGTTTAAAATACAACACTGGGATGGTGCCGATTTGATGTTGATAGTAGGTCTTAGTACAGAAGCTATTATTTTTGCTCTGAGTGCATTTCAGCCACAGTCGCATGAGCCGGATTGGGCACGTGTTTATCCGCAATTAGCAGACGATTATACTGGAGAAGCTTTAATGCCTGCAACAGCAACAGCAGTAGGCGGCGGATCTGGTTTAACTAGAAAACTGGATGATATGCTGCGTGATGCCAACGTAACTCCTGAAACTATGAACTCTCTTGGTATGGGCCTGAACCGTCTGAGCGAAACAACTGCTCAAATGGCAGACTTGAGCCAGGCTGCTGCCGCAACAGATGATTATACTATTAAAGTAAGAAATGCTGCAGGTCAGTTAGGCGAAATAAACAAAGCTTATGCTGCTACTGCTGATGCCTTGTCGCAAATGGCAGGATCTGCTGTAGATGCAAAAGAGTACCACAACCAGGTGCAGAACATGACACGCAACCTTGGAGCATTAAACGCTGTGTATGAAATGGAACTTCAGGATACAAATAATCACCTGAAAACCATGAACAAGTTCTATGGTAGCCTGAGCGTAGCAATGGAAAACCTGACTGACGCAGGAAAAGATACCGAACAATTTAAGCAGGAAGTAGCACAATTAACAAAGAACCTACACTCTCTTAACACAGTGTATGGTAATATGTTAACAGCTATGAAAAGCTAA
- the uvrC gene encoding excinuclease ABC subunit UvrC, giving the protein MAANERLREKISHLPHKPGIYKFFDEKGIIYVGKAVDIRKRVSSYFNRSTQHNKKTLKLVSQIKDIEFTIVDTEADAFLLENNLIKQYQPKYNILLKDGKTYPYICIVNERFPRIISTRNKINDGSRYFGPYPSGTTMNVVLDLIRTLYPLRTCTYNLSQENIAAGKFKVCLEYHIGNCKGPCENLVDETTYNEYISQIRSILSGNLSIAKNYFKERMAVAAEEYQFEVAHQYKQKLDMLDDFQAKSTVVSNTLTNIDVFTITSNEKCAFINYLKVMNGSIILTQSLEIQKKLDEADEDIMASVIVQLRHEFESTSREIITNIELTLPLDNVTVSLPQIGDKRKLINLSLKNALYLRKEREGRQEKNKDLGEQRELRVLETMKKDLRLTELPRHIECFDNSNFQGDNPVASMVCFKNGKPSKKDYRHFNIKTVVGPNDFESMYEIVTRRYKRLLEENQPLPQLIIIDGGKGQLSFAVQALKDLNLWGQIAIIGIAKRLEEIFYPGDKLPLYIDKKSESLKLIQRLRNEAHRFAITFHRSKRDASTLKTELTEVKGIGPATAQALLLKYKSVKKLKELSQQELEEEVGQSKAQILYNFLHQ; this is encoded by the coding sequence ATGGCTGCAAATGAGAGGCTGAGGGAGAAGATATCGCACCTTCCTCATAAGCCTGGTATATATAAATTCTTCGACGAAAAAGGTATTATCTATGTTGGTAAAGCAGTTGATATCAGGAAACGCGTTAGCTCCTATTTCAACCGCTCTACACAGCATAATAAGAAAACACTAAAACTGGTTTCCCAGATCAAGGATATTGAGTTTACCATAGTAGACACAGAAGCAGACGCTTTTCTGCTGGAGAATAACCTGATCAAACAATACCAGCCGAAGTATAATATCCTGCTAAAGGACGGCAAAACGTATCCTTACATTTGTATAGTGAATGAGCGTTTTCCACGGATCATTAGCACCCGCAATAAAATAAACGATGGTTCGCGCTACTTTGGCCCTTACCCAAGTGGTACTACTATGAATGTGGTGCTGGACCTCATCAGGACGCTTTATCCTTTACGTACCTGTACCTACAACCTATCTCAGGAGAACATTGCGGCCGGTAAATTTAAAGTATGCCTAGAGTATCATATCGGCAACTGTAAAGGCCCGTGCGAAAATCTGGTGGATGAAACAACTTATAATGAGTACATCTCCCAGATCAGAAGCATTTTGTCTGGTAACTTGTCTATTGCAAAAAACTACTTTAAAGAGCGCATGGCAGTTGCGGCTGAAGAATATCAGTTTGAGGTAGCGCACCAGTATAAGCAAAAGCTGGACATGCTGGATGATTTTCAGGCCAAGTCTACAGTGGTAAGTAATACATTAACAAATATTGATGTATTCACGATTACGTCTAACGAGAAGTGCGCCTTCATTAACTACCTGAAAGTGATGAACGGTTCTATTATCTTAACGCAGTCGCTGGAGATACAGAAAAAGCTGGATGAAGCAGACGAAGACATTATGGCCTCTGTTATTGTGCAGTTGCGCCATGAATTTGAAAGCACGTCCCGTGAGATTATTACCAACATAGAACTTACACTTCCTTTAGATAATGTAACTGTTTCTCTTCCCCAGATCGGCGATAAGCGCAAGCTCATAAACCTATCGCTAAAGAACGCGTTGTACCTGCGCAAGGAGCGGGAGGGCCGGCAGGAGAAGAATAAAGACCTAGGTGAGCAGCGCGAGCTCCGTGTGCTCGAGACAATGAAGAAAGACCTGAGGCTTACTGAACTGCCACGCCACATTGAGTGCTTCGATAACTCTAACTTTCAGGGCGATAATCCGGTGGCCTCTATGGTGTGCTTTAAGAATGGCAAGCCGAGTAAAAAGGACTACCGCCACTTCAATATTAAAACTGTGGTTGGGCCGAACGACTTTGAGTCGATGTACGAAATTGTTACCCGTCGCTATAAACGACTGCTAGAAGAAAACCAGCCACTGCCTCAGCTCATTATTATTGATGGCGGTAAAGGACAGTTGAGCTTTGCGGTACAGGCACTTAAAGACCTAAACCTATGGGGGCAAATAGCCATTATTGGTATTGCGAAGCGACTGGAGGAAATCTTTTATCCAGGTGATAAACTGCCTCTGTATATCGATAAAAAATCTGAATCGCTTAAACTGATACAGCGGCTGCGCAACGAAGCACACCGTTTTGCTATCACCTTCCATAGAAGCAAGCGTGATGCCAGCACTTTAAAGACAGAGCTAACTGAAGTAAAAGGAATTGGCCCCGCCACCGCACAAGCACTTCTTTTAAAATACAAATCTGTTAAGAAACTGAAAGAGCTGTCGCAGCAGGAACTGGAAGAAGAAGTAGGCCAGTCTAAAGCGCAGATTTTATACAATTTTCTGCACCAGTAA
- a CDS encoding uroporphyrinogen-III synthase, with product MAESNVTVTPWANPDRHEIPIKSILVTQPQPTTDNSPYLSIAEKYGIKVDFRAFIEVEPVPYKEFRKDKVDILAHTAVIFTSRNAVDHFFRICQESKIEMPADMKYFCISDQTAYYLQKYIVLRKRKLFVGEKTAKDLFEVIKKHKNEKFLFPCSNIRKEDIPEFLEANKIKHTEAIIYKTVAADLSDLDDVTYDCIAFFSPSGISSLFINFPNFKQNNTRIAAFGPTTAKAVRDAGLELDIEAPMPNAPSMTGAIEVYIQNMKAKK from the coding sequence ATGGCTGAGAGTAATGTAACGGTAACGCCTTGGGCTAATCCAGACAGACACGAAATTCCTATTAAAAGCATTCTTGTAACGCAACCACAACCAACTACAGACAATTCTCCTTATTTGTCTATTGCTGAAAAGTATGGTATTAAGGTGGATTTCAGAGCTTTTATTGAGGTTGAGCCAGTTCCTTATAAAGAATTTCGAAAAGATAAAGTTGACATTCTGGCACATACAGCCGTTATTTTTACCAGCCGTAATGCAGTAGATCACTTCTTCAGAATCTGCCAGGAAAGCAAAATTGAGATGCCTGCCGATATGAAGTATTTCTGTATTTCAGATCAGACAGCTTACTATCTGCAGAAGTACATCGTGCTGCGCAAGCGTAAGTTATTTGTAGGTGAAAAAACAGCCAAGGATCTGTTCGAGGTAATTAAAAAGCATAAGAACGAGAAATTCCTGTTCCCTTGCTCTAACATTCGGAAGGAAGATATTCCGGAGTTTCTGGAGGCAAACAAAATCAAGCATACAGAAGCTATTATTTATAAGACGGTAGCAGCCGATCTTTCTGATCTGGATGATGTAACGTACGATTGTATAGCTTTCTTCAGCCCGTCAGGAATAAGCTCGCTGTTTATCAACTTCCCGAACTTTAAGCAGAATAACACACGCATTGCCGCTTTCGGGCCAACTACTGCTAAGGCTGTGCGCGATGCCGGGTTAGAGTTGGATATTGAGGCCCCTATGCCAAATGCCCCTTCCATGACCGGAGCAATAGAGGTATACATTCAGAATATGAAGGCAAAAAAATAA
- a CDS encoding type IX secretion system membrane protein PorP/SprF: MRKLLPIVLLLLLCQPFAKAQQQPQFSHYGFNGLYISPAYAGITNRPEVMSLFRYQWLGYNASFDDGGSPQTLLISAHTPVHFLKGGLGINLLRDQIANTTVTNAALSYSFHINIGEGKLGVGVQGNINNYKKGSYRARQDNDPHVPFNSSDTKYDLGAGVWYESSTFYAGGGVTNLLKSKYEFEDVTGDSVGTVLGEHHIYVTGGYNFPLTRDVTLTPTVLLKHDTETFSFDAGARATFLEKYWLGLNYRHQEAVSALVGISLFEGNALRVGYAFDFTTLNRYAKAPSSHEVMMSYRLPEPVVRFRPPVRTPRYYFSR; this comes from the coding sequence ATGAGAAAGCTTTTACCAATAGTCTTACTGTTGCTGCTATGCCAGCCCTTTGCAAAGGCGCAACAGCAGCCTCAGTTTAGCCATTATGGTTTTAATGGGTTGTACATAAGTCCTGCTTATGCCGGCATCACAAACCGCCCTGAGGTTATGTCACTTTTTAGGTATCAGTGGCTTGGCTATAATGCATCTTTCGATGATGGTGGCTCCCCTCAGACTTTGCTCATTTCAGCACACACGCCGGTCCATTTTCTAAAGGGAGGTTTAGGGATAAATCTTTTGCGAGACCAAATTGCCAACACTACGGTTACCAATGCAGCACTTTCTTATTCTTTCCATATTAATATCGGCGAGGGTAAACTAGGAGTGGGGGTTCAGGGAAATATTAATAATTATAAAAAAGGTAGCTACAGGGCCAGGCAGGATAACGATCCTCATGTACCGTTTAATAGTTCCGACACCAAGTATGATCTGGGGGCAGGCGTCTGGTACGAATCTTCAACATTTTATGCAGGTGGGGGAGTAACAAATTTACTTAAATCAAAGTATGAGTTTGAGGATGTGACAGGAGATAGTGTGGGAACGGTCTTAGGAGAGCACCATATTTATGTAACAGGAGGCTATAATTTTCCTTTGACTAGGGATGTCACTTTAACACCAACAGTATTATTAAAGCATGATACTGAGACATTTTCGTTCGATGCAGGAGCCAGGGCAACTTTTCTGGAAAAATATTGGCTCGGTTTGAATTATCGGCATCAAGAAGCTGTTAGTGCGCTTGTAGGTATAAGCTTATTTGAGGGGAATGCACTAAGAGTTGGATATGCTTTTGATTTCACTACATTAAATAGATATGCAAAAGCCCCATCGTCACATGAGGTGATGATGTCATACAGATTGCCTGAACCAGTTGTCAGGTTCCGTCCGCCAGTTCGAACTCCTCGTTATTATTTCTCGAGATAA